The proteins below are encoded in one region of Scophthalmus maximus strain ysfricsl-2021 chromosome 4, ASM2237912v1, whole genome shotgun sequence:
- the rhoua gene encoding ras homolog family member Ua has product MPPRGDRSHKPAPVSPAPPVPPRRVRSRDRGSGRTRRSGSEAGAAERRVKCVLVGDGAVGKTSLVVSYTTNGYPTEYVPTAFDNFSAVVSVDGQPVKLQLCDTAGQDEFDKLRPLSYTSADVFLLCFSVVSPASFQNVPDKWVPEIRRHAPFAPLVLVGTQCDLREDVKVLIDLAKYRERPVDPSDARDCVMEIGAVAYIECSSLTQKNLKEVFDTAILASLQNHSSQKLPRGKQKRRKKQRQTPDKMKSLSKSWWKRYCCVA; this is encoded by the exons ATGCCTCCGCGGGGCGATCGGAGCCACAAGCCGGCTCCGGTGTCCCCTGCTCCGCCCGTCCCGCCGCGGAGGGTCCGGAGCCGGGACAGGGGCTCCGGCAGGACGCGGCGGTCCGGCAGCGAGGCAGGGGCAGCGGAGAGGCGGGTGAAGTGCGTGCTGGTGGGGGACGGAGCTGTGGGGAAAACCAGCCTGGTGGTCAGCTACACCACCAACGGCTACCCCACCGAGTACGTCCCCACCGCCTTCGACAACTTCTCAG cggtGGTGTCAGTGGACGGGCAGCCAGTCAAACTACAACTCTGTGACACAGCTGGACAg GATGAGTTCGACAAGCTCCGTCCCCTCAGCTACACCAGTGCAGACGTGTTCCTGCTGTGCTTCAGTGTTGTCAGTCCCGCCTCTTTCCAGAACGTGCCTGACAAGTGGGTCCCAGAGATCCGGAGACACGCCCCCTTCGCTCCACTCGTCCTCGTCGGGACGCAGTGTGACCTCCGAGAAGATGTCAAG GTTCTCATTGACCTGGCTAAGTATCGGGAGCGACCCGTGGACCCATCGGACGCCCGGGACTGTGTGATGGAGATTGGAGCTGTGGCCTACATTGAGTGCTCCTCTTTGACCCAAAAGAATCTCAAAGAAGTGTTTGACACAGCCATACTGGCCAGTCTGCAGAACCACAGCTCCCAGAAGCTCccgaggggaaaacaaaaacggCGAAAAAAGCAAAGGCAGACACCGGACAAGATGAAGAGTCTGTCAAAGTCATGGTGGAAAAGGTACTGTTGTGTGGCCTAG
- the mis12 gene encoding protein MIS12 homolog — MAREAREEMLMDVGGEVDAEADSLPPSSLKLYEAQFFGFTPQTCMLRVYGAFQDCLCDILPVVEKVCVRQLSKGGSDAAEELLRTRARECSRKLQQFLEDRFKQLSERMEALLVNRCLSVPPNVLLPEDQSHNNFPQDLQEVLRLESSLTDLQRAYEAEVCARQALLGELEEQKEVQKQLDGILTWVRELQAAWVKEGNGNFSESFRLVMESVKKLQEAVGEVYKKAPH; from the exons ATGGCGCGGGAAGCGCGGGAAGAGATGCTCATGGATGTCGGCGGAGAAGTGGACGCGGAGGCAGACAGTCTTCCCCCGTCCTCTTTGAAACTGTACGAGGCGCAGTTCTTCGGCTTCACCCCGCAGACCTGCATGCTGCGGGTCTACGGCGCCTTCCAGGACTGCCTGTGTGACATCCTGCCCGTAGtggagaaggtgtgtgtgaggcagctgAGCAAAGGCGGGTCGGACGCGGCCGAGGAGCTGCTCCGGACCCGGGCCCGCGAGTGCAGCCGCAAGCTGCAGCAGTTCCTCGAAGACCGCTTCAAGCAGCTCTCGGAGCGGATGGAGGCGCTGCTGGTCAACCGCTGCCTCTCCGTGCCGCCCAACGTCCTGCTGCCCGAAGACCAGTCACACAACAACTTCCCCCAAGACCtacag GAGGTGCTGAGGCTGGAGTCGTCCCTGACAGACCTGCAGAGAGCCTATGAAGCAGAGGTGTGTGCCAGACAAGCCCTGCTTGgcgagctggaggagcagaaggaggtgCAGAAGCAGCTGGATGGGATCCTGACGTGGGTCAGGGAGCTGCAGGCAGCCTGGGTGAAGGAAGGTAACGGCAACTTTAGTGAAAGTTTCCGACTGGTAATGGAGTCGGTAAAGAAACTGCAGGAGGCTGTCGGAGAGGTCTACAAGAAAGCTCCTCACTGA
- the ppm1g gene encoding protein phosphatase 1G: protein MGAYLSQPNTTKTSSDGGNSNMSYGYSAMQGWRISMEDAHNCIPEFDEETAMFAVYDGHGGEEVALYCSKYLPDIIKEQKTYKDGKLQKALEDAFLAIDGKITTEDVIKELVQIAGRPTEEPPTKKVAEEDDLETEEAALLHEEATMTIEELLVRYGQNRNAVKHAAAMSAAAKKACCPHPEASGDKGDGGEEKKKEGLNGELEEEESNGKVKEGEGAACGSKLRACRRTGGGEGSGAVAECGDSGSSNGKEKASKVEGDAGPSCSSLPSVAGGDSKSRFFDDSEESEEGEEEEGSDEEDGSDEEEGDSSEMEEEEDSEEGEEDSEEEEEEEMCLPGMDGKEEPGSDSGTTAVVALIRGKQLIVANAGDSRCVVSERGKAVDMSYDHKPEDELELARIKNAGGKVTMDGRVNGGLNLSRAIGDHFYKRNKTLPPEEQMISAMPDVKVLTLNGDHDFMVIACDGIWNVLSSQEVVDFISERIKPDQSGKVRPLSSIVEELVDHCLAPDTSGDGTGCDNMTCIIITLRPHPSPAHSDDTKKRKLQEEAEGEPEDNGNNSKKAKSD from the exons ATGGGGGCTTATCTGTCGCAGCCTAACACGACCAAGACCTCTTCCGATGGCGGCAACAGCAACATGAGCTATGGCTACTCTGCCATGCAAGGCTGGCGCATCTCCATGGAG GATGCTCACAATTGTATTCCAGAGTTTGACGAGGAGACTGCCATGTTCGCTGTGTATGACGGACATGGAG GGGAAGAGGTGGCTCTGTACTGTTCAAAGTACCTTCCTGACATAATCAAGGAGCAGAAGACCTACAAAGACGGCAAACTGCAAAAG GCACTGGAAGATGCCTTCTTGGCCATTGACGGCAAAATAACCACTGAGGATGTCATCAAGGAGCTAGTCCAGATCGCTGGGCGACCCACAGAGGAGCCGCCCACCAAGAAGGTGGCAGAGGAGGATGATT tggagacagaggaggcagCGTTGCTCCATGAGGAGGCCACGATGACCATAGAGGAGCTGCTGGTACGCTACGGCCAGAACCGCAACGCCGTCAAACATGCTGCTGCCATGAG tgcGGCTGCTAAGAAGGCATGCTGCCCTCACCCTGAGGCCTCAGGAGACAAAGGAGATggtggggaagaaaagaagaaggaggggcTGAACGGAgaattggaggaggaggagagcaacggcaaggtgaaggaaggtgaaggtgCGGCGTGTGGATCCAAGCTGCGGGCCTGCCGGAGAACCGGAGGGGGTGAAGGCAGCGGTGCAG TGGCAGAATGTGGAGACTCAGGAAGCTccaatggaaaagaaaaggccagTAAGGTTGAAGGAGATGCAGGTCCATCCTGTTCCTCTCTGCCCTCCGTGGCCGGAGGAGATTCAAAGTCCCGGTTCTTTGATGACAGCGAGGAGtctgaggaaggagaggaagaagagggcagtgatgaagag gaTGGCAGCGATGAGGAAGAAGGGGACAGCAgtgagatggaagaggaggaagattcagaggagggagaggaagactctgaggaggaagaggaggaggaaatgtgtCTACCTGGAATGGATGGCAAGGAGGAG CCTGGATCAGACAGCGGCACCACGGCTGTCGTGGCTCTGATCCGAGGGAAGCAGCTGATTGTTGCCAACGCTGGAGACTCTCGCTGTGTGGTGTCTGAGCGCG GCAAAGCTGTCGACATGTCATACGACCACAAGCCAGAGGACGAGCTGGAACTGGCTCGCATCAAAAACGCTGGAGGGAAGGTCACCATGGATGGACGGGTCAACGGAGGACTGAACTTGTCCAGAGCTATTG GTGACCACTTCTATAAGAGGAACAAGACTCTGCCCCCAGAGGAGCAGATGATTTCTGCGATGCCGGACGTCAAAGTTTTGACACTTAACGGGGATCACGACTTCATGGTCATCGCCTGTGACGGCATCTG GAATGTGCTAAGCAGTCAGGAGGTGGTGGACTTCATCAGCGAGAGGATCAAACCAGACCAGAGTGGCAAAGTCAGACCCCTCTCCTCTATAGTGGAGGAG CTGGTGGACCACTGTTTGGCCCCTGACACGTCTGGAGACGGGACAGGATGTGACAACATGacctgcatcatcatcaccctccgGCCACACCCGTCACCTGCTCACTCAGATgacacaaagaagaggaagctccaggaggaggcagaaggggAGCCGGAGGACAAcggaaacaacagcaaaaaggcTAAAAGTGACTAG